In Methylocystis echinoides, one genomic interval encodes:
- a CDS encoding indolepyruvate ferredoxin oxidoreductase family protein: MADLVAGDVTPGSALGEARLSDRFDLARDRVLITGTQAIVRLLLMQKERDRRAGLNTSGFITGYRGSPLGGVDAQMHKAKPLFDANNILFMPGLNEDLAATAIWGAQQAEMRGEGKYDGVFSIWYGKGPGVDRSGDALRHVNLAGTSRHGGVLALMGDDHTAESSTTAHQSDFHFVDVMMPILSPAGVQEILDYGVYGFALSRFAGVWVGLKLLKDTVESTASIDGALDRVRPIIPFDFVLPAGGLNIRPSDPVLAQEERLQESKRDAMLAFIRANRLNRIIASGGATPKIGVITVGKSYLDVRQALDDLGIDEIKANDLGLRLYKIAAPWPLEPKGVIDFARGLDLIMVVEEKRSLIEVQLRETLYGTPHQPVCIGKKDERGDWLFPVKGALDANDVAIAIGRRLLKYHASEELEARVRRLERLQDRRKTMTDVTVRVPHFCAGCPHSTSTHVPEGARAYTGIGCHYMAQWMGRSTEGYTHMGGEGANWIGEAPFSTRRHMFQNLGDGTYNHSGSLAIRFAVAAGTNITFKILYNGVVAMTGGQKHEGGLTVEAIVHQVAAEGVKKIALVSDEPGKYPPTIAWPPGLTLHHRNVINEVQRELSQTEGVTVLIYDQTCATEKRRLRKRGLMPDPDARVIINELVCEGCGDCGTASNCVAVQPVETEFGRKRRIDQSACNKDFSCLEGFCPSFVTVRGGSMKKAPLPTKADTHGQPALPEPKLAELGATPFGVLIAGLGGTGVVTVSAILGMAAHLEGKGVGVIDMAGLAQKGGAVYCHVKIGRTPADVHAIRIAAGEANLLLGCDLVVAGAKQVLAAVEQGKTAVLVNSAEVFPGDIERNPDFVLPSEEIKQAIRRAGGPESIFIDTTALAQALLGDSIAANIFILGYAWQKGYLPLSEAAILRAIELNGESVPMNHSAFLWGRRAAHDMKSVEAVVQSLRRPTEARQRSKTLEEVIERRAAFLVDYQNQAYSAHYRARVEAIAKVEKARAPGSTELTEAVARYLFKLMAFKDEFEVSRLYTSEAFQRQLAETFEGDLRLELHLAPPIPFLQRKTDFGGSRKITFGPYMFTVMKALAKLKWMRGRWFDVTRFNNDRIVERKLLADYEALIDEILAALTPENHAAAVALAKLPEKIRGFGHIKGRHIAAAEAERARLLADFRSPAAVKLAAE; this comes from the coding sequence ATGGCGGATTTGGTCGCCGGCGACGTTACCCCCGGCTCCGCCCTCGGCGAGGCCAGGCTTTCCGATCGTTTCGACCTCGCCCGGGACCGCGTGCTGATCACGGGCACGCAGGCGATCGTGCGCCTGCTGCTGATGCAGAAGGAGCGGGACCGCCGCGCGGGCCTGAACACGTCTGGGTTCATCACCGGCTATCGCGGTTCGCCCCTGGGCGGCGTCGACGCCCAGATGCACAAGGCGAAGCCGCTCTTCGACGCAAACAACATCCTGTTCATGCCGGGCCTCAACGAGGACCTCGCCGCCACCGCCATCTGGGGCGCGCAGCAGGCCGAGATGCGCGGCGAGGGCAAATATGACGGCGTCTTTTCCATCTGGTACGGCAAGGGACCGGGCGTCGACCGCAGCGGCGACGCGCTGCGCCACGTGAATCTCGCGGGGACGTCCCGCCATGGCGGCGTGCTGGCGCTGATGGGGGACGATCACACCGCCGAATCTTCGACGACAGCGCATCAGTCCGACTTCCATTTCGTCGACGTCATGATGCCGATCCTCTCCCCCGCCGGCGTGCAGGAAATTCTCGATTACGGCGTTTACGGCTTCGCCCTGTCGCGTTTCGCCGGCGTGTGGGTCGGCCTGAAACTCTTGAAAGACACGGTCGAGTCGACCGCCTCGATCGACGGCGCGCTCGACCGCGTGCGGCCGATTATCCCTTTCGATTTCGTCTTGCCGGCGGGCGGGCTCAATATTCGCCCGAGCGACCCGGTGCTCGCGCAGGAAGAGCGATTGCAGGAGAGCAAGCGCGACGCCATGCTCGCTTTCATCCGCGCCAATCGCTTGAACCGCATCATCGCCTCCGGCGGCGCCACCCCCAAAATCGGCGTCATCACCGTCGGCAAGTCCTATCTCGACGTGCGTCAGGCGCTCGACGATCTCGGGATTGACGAAATCAAGGCAAATGATCTCGGCCTGCGACTTTATAAGATCGCCGCGCCCTGGCCGCTCGAGCCCAAAGGGGTCATCGACTTCGCGCGCGGCCTCGATCTCATCATGGTGGTCGAGGAAAAGCGTTCGCTCATTGAAGTGCAGCTGCGCGAGACGCTCTACGGCACGCCGCATCAGCCGGTCTGCATCGGCAAGAAGGACGAGCGCGGCGACTGGCTGTTCCCTGTCAAAGGCGCGCTCGACGCCAATGACGTGGCGATCGCCATCGGCCGTCGTCTCCTGAAGTATCACGCGTCGGAAGAGCTCGAAGCGCGCGTGCGCCGTCTCGAACGGCTGCAGGACCGGCGCAAGACGATGACCGACGTCACCGTGCGCGTGCCGCATTTCTGCGCCGGCTGCCCGCATTCGACCTCGACCCACGTGCCCGAGGGGGCGCGCGCCTATACGGGCATCGGCTGTCATTATATGGCGCAATGGATGGGCCGCTCGACCGAGGGCTACACCCATATGGGCGGCGAGGGCGCGAATTGGATCGGCGAAGCGCCGTTCTCGACGCGCCGCCACATGTTCCAAAACCTCGGCGACGGCACCTATAATCATTCTGGCTCGCTCGCCATCCGCTTCGCCGTGGCGGCCGGGACCAACATCACCTTCAAGATTCTCTACAATGGCGTCGTCGCCATGACCGGCGGCCAAAAGCACGAGGGCGGCCTCACCGTCGAAGCGATCGTGCATCAGGTCGCCGCCGAGGGGGTGAAGAAGATCGCGCTCGTCTCGGACGAGCCCGGCAAATATCCGCCGACGATCGCCTGGCCGCCGGGCCTCACCCTCCATCACCGCAACGTCATCAACGAGGTGCAGCGCGAGCTGTCGCAGACGGAGGGCGTCACCGTCCTCATCTACGACCAGACCTGCGCGACCGAGAAGCGTCGTCTGCGCAAGCGCGGCCTGATGCCCGACCCCGACGCGCGCGTCATCATCAACGAGCTCGTCTGCGAGGGCTGCGGCGATTGCGGCACGGCGTCGAACTGCGTCGCGGTGCAGCCGGTCGAGACCGAATTCGGCCGCAAGCGACGCATCGATCAGTCCGCCTGCAACAAGGATTTCTCCTGCCTCGAAGGCTTTTGCCCGAGCTTCGTGACGGTGCGCGGCGGAAGCATGAAAAAGGCGCCGCTGCCGACGAAGGCGGACACACACGGCCAGCCCGCGCTGCCGGAGCCGAAGCTCGCCGAGCTCGGCGCGACGCCTTTCGGCGTTCTGATCGCAGGCCTCGGCGGCACGGGCGTCGTTACTGTCTCGGCCATTCTCGGCATGGCCGCGCATCTCGAGGGCAAGGGCGTCGGCGTCATCGACATGGCCGGCCTCGCGCAAAAGGGCGGGGCCGTCTATTGCCACGTAAAGATCGGCCGCACGCCCGCCGACGTTCACGCGATCCGCATCGCGGCGGGCGAAGCCAATCTTCTGCTCGGTTGCGATCTCGTCGTCGCCGGGGCCAAGCAGGTGCTCGCAGCGGTCGAGCAGGGCAAGACGGCGGTGCTCGTCAACAGCGCCGAGGTGTTCCCCGGCGACATCGAGCGCAATCCCGATTTCGTGCTGCCATCAGAGGAGATCAAGCAGGCGATCCGCCGCGCCGGCGGGCCGGAGTCGATCTTCATTGACACCACCGCGCTCGCCCAGGCGCTGCTCGGCGACTCCATCGCCGCCAATATTTTCATTCTCGGCTACGCCTGGCAGAAGGGCTATCTGCCGCTCTCCGAAGCGGCGATCCTGCGCGCCATCGAACTCAACGGCGAATCCGTGCCGATGAATCACTCGGCCTTCCTCTGGGGCCGCCGCGCCGCGCATGACATGAAGAGCGTCGAGGCGGTCGTGCAGTCGCTGCGCCGTCCGACCGAAGCCAGGCAACGCTCGAAGACGCTCGAAGAAGTCATCGAGCGCCGCGCCGCTTTTCTCGTCGACTATCAGAACCAGGCCTACAGCGCGCATTATCGCGCCCGCGTCGAGGCGATCGCGAAAGTCGAGAAGGCGCGCGCGCCGGGCTCGACCGAACTGACCGAGGCGGTCGCCCGCTATCTCTTCAAGCTGATGGCCTTCAAGGACGAGTTCGAAGTCTCGCGGCTTTATACGAGCGAAGCGTTCCAGCGCCAGCTCGCCGAGACCTTCGAGGGCGATCTCAGGCTCGAATTGCACCTCGCGCCGCCGATCCCCTTCCTGCAGCGCAAGACCGACTTCGGCGGCTCGCGCAAGATCACCTTCGGCCCGTATATGTTCACGGTGATGAAGGCGCTCGCGAAACTCAAATGGATGCGGGGCCGCTGGTTCGACGTCACCCGCTTCAACAACGACCGCATCGTCGAGCGCAAACTGCTCGCCGACTACGAGGCGCTGATCGACGAGATCCTCGCCGCGCTGACGCCCGAAAATCACGCCGCCGCCGTGGCGCTGGCGAAGCTGCCCGAGAAGATACGCGGCTTCGGCCATATCAAGGGGCGGCATATTGCGGCGGCCGAGGCCGAGCGGGCGCGACTCCTCGCGGACTTTCGCAGCCCGGCGGCGGTAAAGCTCGCCGCAGAGTGA
- a CDS encoding DUF1007 family protein — MSFWSLPIALLLVLAGMAGVEAHPHVWVAVRSEVVFDPEGKILGVRHAWEFDEMYSAFAVQGLGKDGKPPTRDELAPLAKTNVESLAEFDYFTYAKQNNGKAAFKAPEQVYLEANDKKIVTLHFFLPLETPATAKKPFSFQVYDPTYFVSFGLEKKDPVKLAKAPSGCSVSLVEPAPLLATDNQKLSEAFFQNMSPGADFGVKLATRAVVACP; from the coding sequence ATGAGCTTCTGGAGCCTTCCGATTGCGCTGCTCCTCGTCCTGGCCGGAATGGCCGGGGTCGAGGCGCATCCGCATGTCTGGGTCGCCGTGCGCAGCGAGGTTGTCTTCGACCCCGAGGGCAAGATCCTCGGCGTGCGCCACGCCTGGGAATTCGACGAAATGTATTCGGCCTTCGCCGTGCAGGGGCTTGGCAAGGACGGGAAGCCGCCGACGCGGGACGAGCTCGCGCCGCTGGCCAAGACGAATGTCGAGTCGCTCGCGGAATTCGATTATTTCACCTACGCCAAGCAAAACAACGGCAAGGCCGCCTTCAAGGCGCCCGAGCAGGTCTATCTCGAGGCCAATGACAAGAAAATTGTGACGTTACACTTCTTCCTGCCGCTCGAGACGCCGGCGACGGCCAAGAAGCCCTTCTCGTTCCAGGTCTACGACCCGACCTATTTCGTCTCCTTCGGGCTTGAAAAGAAGGACCCCGTCAAGCTGGCCAAGGCGCCGTCGGGCTGCTCGGTGAGTCTCGTCGAGCCGGCCCCGCTCCTCGCCACCGACAATCAGAAGCTCAGCGAGGCCTTCTTCCAGAATATGTCGCCGGGCGCCGATTTCGGCGTGAAGCTCGCGACCCGCGCCGTCGTGGCCTGCCCGTGA
- a CDS encoding nickel/cobalt transporter — MRPGLGTLAAIAAALVLLIHDPALAQRHPFGVGAQETVGAASGLAGLVLAWQNKFHAELQAAARALATGPSAFLALAGASFAYGVFHAAGPGHGKAVLTSYMVANEVQLKRGLLLAALAALLQGLIAILLVAVAALVFNATAGQMTGAAEFVEIASYVAIAALGARLVWTKGRGLLAFLRAPAPVGSGRFVCEAIDDPRHVHGPGCGHAHALDPALLSGPGFRWGDALGAVVAAGLRPCSGAILVLVFTLSQGMLAAGAGAVMAMSAGTALTTGAIAAVAVYAKDMALRVNGPDARRTALIARLAEFCAALVVFGFGLALLLGLGLSRGAA, encoded by the coding sequence GTGAGGCCAGGGCTCGGGACGCTTGCCGCCATCGCGGCGGCCCTGGTTCTTCTCATCCATGATCCGGCCCTCGCCCAGCGCCATCCTTTCGGGGTTGGCGCGCAGGAAACCGTTGGCGCGGCGAGCGGCCTCGCGGGACTTGTCCTCGCCTGGCAGAACAAGTTCCATGCCGAACTGCAAGCGGCGGCGCGCGCCCTCGCGACGGGCCCCTCCGCCTTTCTCGCGCTCGCGGGGGCGAGTTTCGCTTATGGCGTCTTTCACGCCGCCGGGCCCGGCCACGGCAAGGCGGTGCTGACGTCTTACATGGTCGCCAATGAGGTCCAGCTCAAGCGCGGCCTCTTGCTGGCGGCGCTCGCCGCCCTGCTGCAGGGGCTCATCGCGATTCTCCTCGTGGCCGTCGCGGCGCTGGTCTTCAACGCAACCGCCGGCCAGATGACCGGCGCAGCGGAGTTCGTCGAAATCGCAAGCTATGTCGCCATCGCGGCGCTGGGCGCGCGACTCGTCTGGACCAAGGGTCGCGGCCTGTTGGCCTTCCTGCGGGCTCCCGCGCCGGTCGGCTCGGGGCGGTTCGTTTGCGAGGCGATCGACGACCCGCGCCATGTCCATGGCCCTGGTTGCGGCCATGCCCATGCGCTCGATCCCGCTCTGCTCTCGGGACCGGGCTTTCGCTGGGGCGACGCTCTCGGCGCCGTCGTCGCCGCGGGGTTGAGACCCTGTTCGGGCGCCATTCTGGTCCTGGTCTTCACGCTGTCGCAGGGGATGCTCGCCGCGGGCGCCGGCGCCGTCATGGCCATGTCGGCTGGCACGGCGTTGACGACGGGCGCGATCGCGGCCGTCGCCGTCTATGCGAAGGACATGGCGCTCCGCGTCAACGGCCCAGACGCGCGACGCACCGCGCTCATCGCCCGGCTGGCCGAGTTTTGCGCCGCGCTCGTCGTTTTCGGCTTCGGACTGGCGCTGCTTCTCGGCCTCGGCCTGTCGCGCGGCGCCGCTTAA
- a CDS encoding AMP-binding protein — MTTPERQQDPYAARPWLASYPSGVPADIDPSATSTVVEMFRKSASDYADRPAMESFGAQLNYRELEQAADSVAAWLQAQGLQKGDRVAIMSPNVLAYPAILFGALIAGGVVVNVNPLYTPGELEHQLNDAGARFLFVFENFAYTAERAWPGMAIERAIIVTAGDLMGLKGLVVNFVSRHVKKMVPAYRLPGAVFFSAVLKTPAADRKSVDVGPEDPAFLQYTGGTTGVAKGAVLLHRNITANVAQTWAWLAWYLEARGPHVMVTALPLYHIFALTACCMLLIRTGGCCLLIANPRDLKGLVATMRKSRFTIFSGVNTLYAALADHRDIDKVDFSDLQMNISGGMATQQVVAHKWKALTGKPIIEGYGLSETSPIVTVNRPDIAEFTGGIGYPIPSSEISIRTTDDAIAPLGERGELWVRGPQVMPGYWRRPDETAKAMTPDGWFKSGDIAIMQPDGMLKIVDRLKDMILVSGFNVYPNEVEAALIEHPKVKEVAVIGVPFPHSGEAPMAFVVPRDNSLTTEELRRFAHERLTGYKAPRFYEFRDSLPKTNVGKILRRALKEEFEARADPHNDEGRGRSVKNEIQRAREAN; from the coding sequence ATGACGACCCCGGAGCGACAGCAGGACCCTTATGCGGCGCGGCCCTGGCTCGCCTCCTATCCGTCCGGCGTGCCGGCGGACATCGACCCCTCCGCCACTTCGACGGTCGTCGAGATGTTCCGAAAGAGCGCCTCGGACTACGCGGACCGTCCCGCGATGGAAAGTTTCGGCGCGCAGCTCAACTATCGGGAGCTGGAGCAAGCCGCCGACAGCGTCGCCGCCTGGCTGCAGGCGCAGGGGCTGCAGAAAGGCGACCGCGTCGCGATCATGTCGCCCAATGTCCTCGCCTATCCCGCCATTCTGTTCGGCGCGCTGATCGCTGGCGGCGTCGTGGTGAACGTCAATCCGCTCTATACGCCCGGCGAGCTCGAGCACCAGCTCAACGACGCGGGCGCGCGCTTTCTCTTCGTCTTCGAGAATTTCGCTTATACGGCCGAACGCGCCTGGCCGGGCATGGCGATCGAGCGCGCCATCATCGTCACGGCGGGCGACCTGATGGGGCTCAAGGGCCTCGTCGTGAATTTCGTTTCGCGCCACGTCAAGAAGATGGTCCCCGCCTATCGGCTTCCGGGCGCGGTTTTCTTTTCGGCAGTTTTGAAGACCCCCGCCGCCGACCGCAAGTCCGTCGACGTCGGGCCAGAGGATCCCGCCTTTCTGCAATATACGGGGGGCACGACGGGCGTCGCCAAGGGCGCCGTGCTGCTCCATCGCAACATCACGGCGAATGTAGCGCAGACCTGGGCCTGGCTCGCCTGGTATCTCGAGGCGCGCGGCCCGCATGTGATGGTGACGGCGCTGCCGCTCTATCACATCTTCGCGCTCACCGCGTGCTGCATGCTGCTGATCCGCACGGGCGGTTGCTGCCTGCTCATCGCCAATCCGCGCGATCTGAAGGGCCTCGTCGCCACCATGCGGAAATCGCGCTTCACGATATTCTCGGGCGTCAATACGCTTTACGCCGCGCTCGCCGATCACCGCGACATCGACAAAGTGGATTTCTCCGATCTGCAGATGAACATCTCGGGCGGGATGGCGACGCAGCAAGTGGTCGCGCATAAATGGAAGGCGTTGACGGGCAAGCCGATCATCGAAGGCTACGGCCTCTCGGAAACCTCGCCGATCGTCACCGTCAACCGCCCGGACATCGCCGAGTTCACCGGCGGCATCGGCTATCCGATTCCTTCGAGCGAAATATCGATCCGCACAACCGACGACGCGATTGCGCCGCTCGGCGAACGCGGCGAACTCTGGGTGCGCGGGCCGCAGGTGATGCCGGGCTATTGGCGCCGCCCCGACGAGACCGCCAAGGCGATGACGCCCGACGGCTGGTTCAAGAGCGGCGACATCGCCATCATGCAGCCAGACGGCATGCTCAAGATCGTCGACCGCCTGAAGGACATGATCCTTGTCTCGGGCTTCAACGTCTATCCCAACGAAGTCGAAGCGGCGCTGATCGAGCACCCCAAGGTCAAGGAAGTCGCCGTCATTGGCGTGCCCTTCCCGCATTCCGGCGAAGCGCCCATGGCCTTTGTCGTTCCGCGCGACAATAGCCTCACGACAGAGGAGCTGCGTCGCTTCGCGCATGAGCGCCTCACCGGCTACAAGGCGCCGCGGTTTTACGAGTTTCGCGACAGCCTGCCCAAGACCAATGTCGGCAAGATCCTGCGCCGCGCGCTCAAGGAAGAATTCGAGGCGCGCGCCGACCCTCATAACGACGAAGGCCGAGGGCGATCCGTGAAAAACGAAATTCAGCGCGCGCGCGAAGCAAACTGA
- a CDS encoding adenosylmethionine--8-amino-7-oxononanoate transaminase, with protein MSLVANSPVWRPFTQHALQPGAYKIVHAEGAWLTAEDGTRFLDAISSWWVITHGHRRPEIMAAIRRQTETLDQIIFAGFTHEPAEALARRLVEITQPGLDYVFYSDSGSTAVEVAIKMALGFWRNRGADRRRIVALEHAYHGDTVGTMSAGARSVFNAPYEPLLFDVARVPFPSSGAEQETLDALESHCRAGAAAFIVEPLILGAGGMLTYGAQTLAEMKRVCERHETLFIADEVMTGFGRTGSLFACEQAGVAPDIACYSKGLTGGAVPLAVTMCRREIFEAHYAQDRARAFFHSSSFTANPIGCAAALANLDVWEHADARARLANLGAMQAERAARFAQDRRFSAVRRLGTIVALDLDVPESGYAATLGLDLIRFFNARRLLLRPLGATVYVLPPYCVTGAELDLAYDAIEAAADQFASRAR; from the coding sequence ATGAGCCTCGTCGCCAATTCGCCTGTCTGGCGCCCGTTCACGCAGCACGCGCTGCAGCCCGGCGCCTATAAGATCGTCCATGCGGAGGGCGCCTGGCTCACGGCGGAGGACGGGACGCGCTTTCTCGACGCCATTTCCTCCTGGTGGGTGATCACCCACGGTCATCGCCGCCCGGAGATCATGGCGGCGATCCGCCGCCAGACCGAGACGCTCGACCAGATCATCTTCGCCGGCTTCACCCATGAGCCGGCCGAGGCGCTTGCGCGCCGTCTCGTCGAGATCACGCAGCCCGGGTTGGATTACGTTTTCTATTCGGACAGCGGCTCGACGGCCGTCGAGGTCGCGATCAAGATGGCGCTGGGCTTCTGGCGCAATCGCGGCGCGGATCGTCGGCGCATCGTCGCGCTCGAGCACGCCTATCACGGCGACACGGTTGGCACGATGTCGGCCGGCGCGCGTTCGGTCTTCAACGCGCCTTACGAGCCTTTGCTGTTCGACGTGGCGCGCGTCCCCTTTCCGTCCTCAGGCGCCGAACAGGAGACGCTCGACGCGCTCGAATCGCATTGCCGCGCCGGCGCGGCGGCCTTCATCGTCGAGCCGCTGATTCTCGGCGCGGGCGGCATGCTGACCTATGGCGCGCAGACGCTCGCCGAGATGAAGCGCGTCTGCGAGCGGCACGAGACGCTTTTCATCGCCGATGAAGTGATGACGGGCTTTGGGCGCACGGGGTCGCTCTTCGCCTGCGAGCAGGCGGGGGTGGCGCCTGATATCGCCTGCTATTCGAAGGGCCTGACCGGCGGCGCCGTCCCGCTCGCCGTCACCATGTGCCGGCGCGAGATTTTCGAGGCGCATTATGCGCAAGATCGCGCGCGGGCGTTCTTCCATTCGAGCTCCTTCACCGCCAATCCGATCGGCTGCGCGGCGGCGCTCGCCAATCTCGACGTGTGGGAACATGCCGACGCCCGCGCGCGCCTCGCCAATCTCGGGGCCATGCAGGCCGAGCGCGCGGCGCGATTTGCGCAGGATCGCCGCTTCTCGGCGGTCCGCCGGCTCGGCACGATCGTGGCGCTCGATCTCGACGTTCCGGAAAGCGGCTACGCCGCGACGCTCGGCCTCGACCTCATACGCTTCTTCAATGCGCGCCGCCTGCTGTTGCGCCCGCTCGGCGCGACGGTCTATGTGCTTCCGCCCTATTGCGTGACCGGCGCGGAGCTCGATTTGGCCTATGACGCGATCGAGGCGGCCGCCGATCAGTTTGCTTCGCGCGCGCGCTGA
- the bioD gene encoding dethiobiotin synthase yields the protein MSRTFVIAGTDTGVGKTCFSAALVGALGASYWKPVQSGLEDETDSQIVARLSGVAPDHILPEAWRLKLPASPHISARAEGIEIDPDRLVPPDVEGPLVIETAGGVMVPLADDVLTVDVLARWRLPVVLVARTALGTINHSLLTIEALRRRDIPLHGVAFVGDEEKGPQETILRMGAVRGLGRLPRLEPLTRETLRAAFDAAFAVEDFI from the coding sequence ATGAGCCGGACCTTTGTCATCGCTGGAACGGATACGGGCGTCGGCAAGACCTGTTTCTCCGCCGCGCTCGTCGGCGCGCTCGGGGCGTCGTACTGGAAGCCGGTGCAGTCGGGTCTCGAAGACGAAACGGATTCACAAATCGTCGCGCGCCTTTCGGGCGTCGCCCCAGACCACATTCTCCCAGAGGCCTGGCGCCTGAAGCTTCCCGCTTCGCCGCATATTTCCGCACGCGCCGAGGGGATTGAGATCGATCCCGACCGGCTCGTGCCCCCCGACGTCGAGGGCCCGCTCGTCATCGAGACGGCCGGCGGCGTTATGGTCCCGCTCGCCGACGACGTCCTAACCGTTGATGTGCTTGCCCGTTGGCGCCTGCCGGTCGTTCTCGTGGCGCGCACCGCGCTCGGCACGATCAATCACAGCCTGCTCACGATCGAAGCGCTGCGCCGGCGGGACATTCCGCTCCACGGCGTCGCCTTCGTCGGCGACGAAGAGAAGGGCCCGCAGGAGACGATCCTGCGCATGGGCGCGGTTCGCGGGCTCGGACGGCTGCCGCGACTGGAGCCGCTCACGAGAGAGACGCTGCGCGCGGCCTTCGACGCGGCGTTCGCCGTCGAGGATTTCATATGA
- a CDS encoding 8-amino-7-oxononanoate synthase, translated as MLERFQADLAGLAARDRLRALAPRAGRDFASNDYLGLAESRELAEAAAAALARGVPVGAGGSRLLRGNHPEHEALEDEAARFFHAESALFFGAGFSANEALLSTLPQREDVIFHDALIHASAHDGMRLSRAPHVSFPHNNVEALAAALADWRAKGGLGRAWIVVESLYSMDGDRAPLDDLMSLAERHEAFLIVDEAHATGVYGRGGRGLAARFEGRDNVITVHTCGKALGVFGAIVCLARPLRDFLVNRCRNFIFATAPSPLVAACVRAALTICESAEDRRAALQARVALAGRELALCGVAPSGTQVQPVIVGADARAMALAAAMRARGYDIRAIRPPTVPEGTARLRLSLTLNVTEAQIIQMARDLSKELAP; from the coding sequence ATGCTCGAGCGGTTTCAGGCGGACCTCGCCGGCCTCGCCGCGCGCGACCGGCTGCGCGCGCTTGCACCGCGCGCGGGGCGCGACTTCGCCTCGAACGACTACCTAGGGCTTGCCGAATCACGCGAACTCGCCGAGGCGGCCGCCGCGGCGCTCGCGCGCGGCGTTCCCGTCGGGGCCGGCGGCTCGCGGCTGCTGCGCGGCAATCATCCCGAGCACGAGGCGCTCGAAGACGAGGCTGCGCGCTTCTTTCACGCCGAGAGCGCGCTCTTCTTCGGCGCGGGCTTTTCCGCCAATGAGGCGCTGCTCTCGACTTTGCCGCAGCGCGAGGATGTCATTTTCCACGACGCGCTCATCCATGCGAGCGCGCATGACGGCATGCGGCTGTCGCGCGCGCCGCATGTTTCCTTCCCCCATAATAATGTCGAGGCCCTTGCGGCGGCGCTGGCGGATTGGCGGGCGAAGGGCGGCCTGGGGCGCGCCTGGATCGTCGTCGAGAGCCTTTACAGCATGGACGGCGACAGGGCGCCGCTCGATGATTTGATGTCGCTCGCCGAGCGTCACGAGGCCTTTCTCATTGTCGACGAAGCGCATGCGACGGGCGTCTATGGGCGCGGGGGCCGCGGCCTCGCGGCGCGTTTTGAGGGCCGCGACAATGTCATCACCGTGCACACCTGCGGCAAGGCGCTGGGCGTCTTCGGCGCGATCGTGTGTCTTGCGCGGCCGCTGCGCGACTTTCTCGTCAACCGCTGCCGCAATTTCATTTTCGCGACGGCGCCCTCGCCGCTCGTCGCCGCCTGCGTGCGCGCCGCGCTCACGATCTGCGAAAGCGCCGAGGACCGCCGCGCCGCCTTGCAGGCGCGCGTCGCTCTCGCCGGGCGGGAGCTGGCCCTTTGCGGCGTCGCGCCTTCAGGGACGCAGGTGCAGCCGGTGATCGTCGGCGCCGACGCGCGGGCCATGGCGCTCGCGGCGGCGATGCGCGCGCGCGGCTACGACATTCGCGCCATCCGCCCGCCGACCGTGCCGGAAGGAACGGCGCGGCTGCGTCTGTCACTGACGCTCAATGTGACCGAAGCGCAGATCATCCAAATGGCGCGCGACCTATCGAAAGAACTTGCGCCATGA
- a CDS encoding isoprenylcysteine carboxylmethyltransferase family protein, with amino-acid sequence MAESKRDAAPARAPWPPLLILGALLAGRALDWLTGGALAGLVAFPGAALLGAFLVALALANDVWCATIFARLDTTILPHRAASRLATEGPFRFSRNPIYVSHVAIVLGLGLLLSSPFTVLLTPALAFALQKLAIEPEEQHLRAKFGDAYLAYMARTRRWL; translated from the coding sequence ATGGCAGAATCGAAAAGGGACGCTGCGCCGGCGCGCGCGCCCTGGCCGCCCCTCCTCATCCTCGGCGCGCTCCTCGCCGGCCGCGCGCTCGATTGGCTGACCGGCGGCGCCCTCGCGGGTCTCGTCGCCTTCCCCGGCGCGGCGCTGCTCGGCGCATTCCTTGTCGCGCTCGCGCTGGCCAACGACGTCTGGTGCGCCACGATCTTCGCGCGGCTCGATACGACCATCCTCCCGCACCGCGCCGCCTCGCGTCTGGCGACGGAGGGACCGTTCCGCTTCTCGCGCAATCCGATCTATGTCTCGCATGTCGCCATTGTGCTCGGGCTCGGCCTGCTCTTGTCCTCGCCCTTCACCGTGCTGCTGACGCCGGCGCTGGCCTTCGCCCTGCAAAAACTGGCGATCGAGCCGGAGGAACAGCATTTGCGGGCCAAATTCGGCGACGCCTACCTCGCCTATATGGCGCGCACGCGCCGTTGGCTTTAG